DNA sequence from the Marinilongibacter aquaticus genome:
CCATTAACGGAATTGAACCCTTCTCGCTTCGAGAGTAAGATTCACTTTGGATTCGCTGGGGTATGGTCGGCAATCAAGTGTCTCTTGAACAGGGTAAGTGGCAGAGAGGGCATCAGGGCTTGCGGAGTTCAGGTTTTGCTGTCCTTCCTTTTGACAGGCGAGCCTTTTTTCTTTGATTCATAATGATCGGTATTGTATTTCGGCATCTCCCCTTCATATGCCCACTGCCTGCATTTTGTCTCCAGGAAAGCCCGAAGAGTACGGGCCACGAGACGAATATGTGGCCTATGGGAAGCCCTATCCCATTTAGAAAAACCCTGATTTAAGTAGGCCAAATTGCATAGCTTCCGACAAATCAGGATGGCCGGGGGTTTGCTCGTCTATGTACTTTGCAGTGTTTGATTTTCTTTGAGTCCCTTTAGTACCGTGGCCGTCCTCCTTCTGGAACTTTTTATTTTATGGCCGCTGGTCATGGTTATCAGGACATGGAGTTGGCTGAGGCGAAAGCTCCTTATCTTGGAGACGTTCACAACCGTGCTGCGGTTTACTCTCAGAAACCGGGAAGCATCGAGCTGGCTGGCCACATGGCACAGGCTCCGTGCCACCGTGACCAGGGGGGGCTTTGCCGTACTGAAAATGGTGGTGTAGTTGCTGTTGCTTTCCAACAGGATTATCCGCCTGCAATCCATTTCGACATTATTGGGGAGTAGTAATTTTTCCATGTATTGGATGGTATGGCGTTCGGCCAGCGGGATTTTTGAGAACGTCCCGCTGGCCAAATAATGTACCTTTAGTTCGGGCAGACGGCCTGAATAATGGCCTTGAATACACTGCCGCTCTTTGCTTCAAAGCCGGGTTCCATCAATTGGTACCTTCCACTTCTGTAATCGATCTTGGAATTTTGATCAATTTTGTTCGAGGCTTGGATAGTGGATCCCGCACTCCTGTTTCCTGTTTCGTTGATGATGTCATCATTGGGCGAGCTTAGATTGAGGTCTGGCCCTATGATTTCGATGATCTGGGTAGAAATGTCGGAACTGACAATGGGAGAGGTGGAGGCCACTTTTATACGATAATGGGAGCTGCTTTTCACCGAGTACGGAATTTGGCACGGAATGTTTTCCGGATCCGTGGAGGTGCCGATCAGCCTAGGGTTGCCAAAATTGCCCTGGGCATCGGAAAGATAGGCTTGATATAAATTTCCCGTTCCAAAATCGCCAGAGATGGATGAATTCACCGTCAAATTGTCCCCGGCACACAGATTCGAAGAGGAAGCCTCGGGGGCACTCAATGTCCGTGTGGCGTTGACAACCCAAAATTGTATTACGTCGGGACCGGCCAGTACTTCGCCCTGAACGTTGTCTTGCGAATATCCTCTGGCAATGAAAGTGTACAGGTTGGGTACCAGGATATCTCCACTGAGAACCTGTCCGACCTCGTGCAGGTTGTAGGGCATATCATTGTCTTCGTAATAATGGTTGTTTGTGGTACCTGAAAGCTGGAGTTTCACACTTTCTATCTTAGGGACTTCACAGGCCGTGATGGCTACGACGCTCATTTTGCGGGTACCGTTGAACTGGACCTGCATGTTGTTGCTCAACGGGGCGATGATCTCGGGTGTACTGCCCGTGTAGGCCAAATAATAGCTCATGTGCTGCTCCGTGCATTCCACTGAGACTGTTGTGGTCGCCGTGGATGTGCAGTATCCGTTGGACGCCGTCACGCTATAGATGCCGGCATTGGCACTGCTGGCACCGGCTATTTCGGGATTGGGCAATGTGCTGAAGAAATTGTTGGGCCCGTTCCATGTGTAGGTCAGCCCACCGGTTGCCATCAGGTGAATTGTGCTCCCCTCTTCGTAAGGGCCTGAATTGGAGGCCGTAATGATTAAAGGCGGATTTTCTACCAGGACGGAGCTGTTGTACAGCCCCTTACAGGCTCCCGATATAATTTCGAAACCGGTGTAATCACCGGCGGGAATACCGGTTAATTGGAAGGAATTGGAGTTTACGGATACCGATGTGCTTGTACCGGTACCGTTAAATTTGTAGTTGAGGGTATAAGCTCCGTCACTAAGGTTGGCTGTATTGAAAACAATAGATCCATCCGAAGCCCCACAAATTGTAGGGGTATTTGCTTCTGAAAGGTTGATTTCGATAAGGGGGGGCTGTGTTATTGTCGCCGACGCGGTCTTTGTGCAGCCGTTGTCGTCGGTGACGGTGACGGTGTAGATTCCCGCGGCCAGCCCGGAGGCGGTAGCCGCCGACCCGCCGGACGGTGCCCAGCTGTAGGAGTACCCCGGCGTCCCTCCGCCCGCGGAAACTGTGGCGGCCCCGCTGCTGGCCCCGTTGCATTCGATGTTGGTGACCGAGCTGATGGTTGCCGTCAGTGCTGGGGGCTGTGTTATTGTCGCCGACGCGGTCTTTGTGCAGCCGTTGTCGTCGGTGACGGTGACGGTGTAGGTCCCCGCGGCCAGCCCGGAGGCGGTAGCCGCCGACCCGCCGGACGGTGCCCAGCTGTAGGAGTACCCCGGCGTCCCTCCGCCCGCGGAAACTGTGGCGGCCCCGCTGCTGGCCCCGTTGCATTCGATGTTGGTGACCGAGCTGATGGTTGCCGTCAGTGCTGGGGGCTGTGTTATTGTCGCCGACGCGGTCTTTGTGCAGCCGTTGTCGTCGGTGACGGTGACGGTGTAGGTCCCCGCGGCCAGCCCGGAGGCGGTAGCCGCCGACCCGCCGGACGGTGCCCAGCTGTAGGAGTACCCCGGCGTCCCTCCGCCCGCGGAAACTGTGGCGGCCCCGCTGCTGGCCCCGTTGCATTCGATGTTGGTGACCGAGCTGATGGTTGCCGTCAGTGCTGGGGGCTGTGTTATTGTCGCCGACGCGGTCTTTGTGCAGCCGTTGTCGTCGGTGACGGTGACGGTGTAGGTCCCCGCGGCCAGCCCGGAGGCGGTAGCCGCCGACCCGCCGGACGGTGCCCAGCTGTAGGAGTACCCCGGCGTCCCTCCGCCCGCGGAAACTGTGGCGGCCCCGCTGCTGGCCCCGTTGCATTCGATGTTGGTGACCGAGCTGATGGTTGCCGTCAGTGCTGGGGGCTGTGTTATTGTCGCCGACGCGGTCTTTGTGCAGCCGTTGTCGTCGGTGACGGTGACGGTGTAGGTCCCCGCGGCCAGCCCGGAGGCGGTAGCCGCCGACCCGCCGGACGGTGCCCAGCTGTAGGAGTACCCCGGCGTCCCTCCGCCCGCGGAAACTGTGGCGGCCCCGCTGCTGGCCCCGTTGCATTCGATGTTGGTGACCGAGCTGATGGTTGCCGTCAGTGCTGGGGGCTGTGTTATTGTCGCCGACGCGGTCTTTGTGCAGCCGTTGTCGTCGGTGACGGTGACGGTGTAGGTCCCCGCGGCCAGCCCGGAGGCGGTAGCCGCCGACCCGCCGGACGGTGCCCAGCTGTAGGAGTACCCCGGCGTCCCTCCGCCCGCGGAAACTGTGGCGGCCCCGCTGCTGGCCCCGTTGCATTCGATGTTGGTGACCGAGCTGATGGTTGCCGTCAGTGCTGGGGGCTGTGTTATTGTCGCCGACGCGGTCTTTGTGCAGCCGTTGTCGTCGGTGACGGTGACGGTGTAGGTCCCCGCGGCCAGCCCGGAGGCGGTAGCCGCCGACCCGCCGGACGGTGCCCAGCTGTAGGAGTACCCCGGCGTCCCTCCGCCCGCGGAAACTGTGGCGGCCCCGCTGCTGGCCCCGTTGCATTCGATGTTGGTGACCGAGCTGATGGTTGCCGTCAGTGCTGGGGGCTGTGTTATTGTCGCCGACGCGGTCTTTGTGCAGCCGTTGTCGTCGGTGACGGTGACGGTGTAGGTCCCCGCGGCCAGCCCGGAGGCGGTAGCCGCCGACCCGCCGGACGGTGCCCAGCTGTAGGAGTACCCCGGCGTCCCTCCGCCCGCGGAAACTGTGGCGGCCCCGCTGCTGGCCCCGTTGCATTCGATGTTGGTGACCGAGCTGATGGTTGCCGTCAGTGCTGGGGGCTGTGTTATTGTCGCCGACGCGGTCTTTGTGCAGCCGTTGTCGTCGGTGACGGTGACGGTGTAGGTCCCCGCGGCCAGCCCGGAGGCGGTAGCCGCCGACCCGCCGGACGGTGCCCAGCTGTAGGAGTACCCCGGCGTCCCTCCGCCCGCGGAAACTGTGGCGGCCCCGCTGCTGGCCCCGTTGCATTCGATGTTGGTGACCGAGCTGATGGTTGCCGTCAGTGCTGGGGGCTGTGTTATTGTCGCCGACGCGGTCTTTGTGCAGCCGTTGTCGTCGGTGACGGTGACGGTGTAGGTCCCCGCGGCCAGCCCGGAGGCGGTAGCCGCCGACCCGCCGGACGGTGCCCAGCTGTAGGAGTACCCCGGCGTCCCTCCGCCCGCGGAAACTGTGGCGGCCCCGCTGCTGGCCCCGTTGCATTCGATGTTGGTGACCGAGCTGATGGTTGCCGTCAGTGCTGGGGGCTGTGTTATTGTCGCCGACGCGGTCTTTGTGCAGCCGTTGTCGTCGGTGACGGTGACGGTGTAGGTCCCCGCGGCCAGCCCGGAGGCGGTAGCCGCCGACCCGCCGGACGGTGCCCAGCTGTAGGAGTACCCCGGCGTCCCTCCGCCCGCGGAAACTGTGGCGGCCCCGCTGCTGGCCCCGTTGCATTCGATGTTGGTGACCGAGCTGATGGTTGCCGTCAGTGCTGGGGGCTGTGTTATTGTCGCCGACGCGGTCTTTGTGCAGCCGTTGTCGTCGGTGACGGTGACGGTGTAGGTCCCCGCGGCCAGCCCGGAGGCGGTAGCCGCCGACCCGCCGGACGGTGCCCAGCTGTAGGAGTACCCCGGCGTCCCTCCGCCCGCGGAAACTGTGGCGGCCCCGCTGCTGGCCCCGTTGCATTCGATGTTGGTGACCGAGCTGATGCTTGCCGTCAGTGCTGGGGGATCCACGAGGGAATAGGATTTGGTGGTCATGCAGCCGTTGTTGTCGGTGACGGTGACGGTGTAGGTTCCCGCGGCCAGCCCGGAGGCGGTAGCCGCCGACCCGCCGGACGGTGCCCAGCTGTAGGTGTAGGGGCTGCTTCCTCCATTGGCCGTGACGCTTGCGGTGCCAGTTGAAGAGCCATGGCAAGTCGGGTTGGTTTGAGATCCACTGGTTGAAATGGAGGTCACGGAAAGCGTGGCGGCATTCGAGTTTGTAAAGCAAGAGGCACTGCCGTTCATGGCGACACATCGGTATTTATAGCCGCCCATCCCCGAGGTAGCCCCGGTGATGCTCAGCGTATTGGTTTTGGCGTTTGAGTAGACCCCGCCATTGACAAGGTCAGTAAATCCAGAACCGGTGTTCACCTGCCATTGGTAGGCCGTGGCACCTGTGGCCGTGATACTGAATGTAGTATTGCTTCCGCTACAGACATTCCTGTTTGTCGGGTTGACAGAAATGGAGGGTGCAGTGCAGGTCGGACCAAAACTGGCCGTAGCATACTGGAGCTGCTTCGGATTGTTCGGTGGGCCATAGCTTGGACTTCCCGAACCGGTGTAATGGTCGAACCACATCATTCCGACATTGCCGTCACTGAGTTTGCTTGAAGAGTACCTGCCCGTGTTGTTGTTTCCTGTCATTACTGGTCCCGTTGTCCAAGTCGAAGAATCGTGGGCTTTATAGGCGTACCTTACCTCCCCGGAATTGGTACTCGAAGATTGTGCATTGTAGAAGCTGAACATATCGCCGGCCGAATTTCTGGACATGGATTCAGAATCCAGACTTCCGGTGGTGAGGTTGGATACGTTCCAGCTGCCGCTTTGGTTGGTTGCATATTTGAGGTTGAACGAATTGTCCCGGTTTAATATATGTGCCTTGATATTGTCATCAATGATGATGTCCATCTTGACAGAAGCAGCAGACCCCGTACTCCCTGCAATGACAGTGGTGGGACTGCTCCATGAACCCGAAACATTGTTGAAGTAGACAAGGCTGGCATCCGAGCCGCTCCCATTGCTTTCAAGAGCTGCGGCTATGTGGGCTTTGCCGTTCTTGTCCAATGTGAAAGCGTAATTCGGAATATCGTTCACATCGACAGTGGTCAATACGGTCTCTTTGACCCAAGAACTTCCGTTGTAGTAATAATGGCGAATGTATTTCCTCCTGTTTGCCAGGGTACTGGAGCTGTTGTCGCTGACCCTGCTGGTTACATGCGGACGGTCGTTCTGGTCCAACTCGAGTTGCAGGTCACCGAAGGAATAGTTGATGACAAAATTATCGTTGTCCAATTCGGTGAAAGTCCAATTGTTTCCATCGGAACTTTTGCCATAGGAGACCCGCTCCTTTACGTTTGCACCGTTGTCGGTGCTTGTGTAATTGTTTATGGCCACATGAAAGTTGCCACTGGCATCAATGTCGAAACCCATTCCGGATCCGTACATTGTATAAGAAGAACTCACCAGTTGGTCCGGAATATCGTTTTGGTCAAACGTGCCAATGCTTGTCCATGTGCCATCATCCCATCTTTTTATTTCAAAATAGGGTGTTTGAGGGTTTGATGAATTAATGAAAGAGCCGAAATTCCTTAGGACGTAGAACTTTCCGTCCGGACCTATGGCCGAATTGTTATACATATTCGAACTGCCGTATCCGGTAGCGACGGGTCCGTTGGTGAAAGTTTGGGCCGACAGGGGGCCATGAAGAAAAAAAAAGGCTAGGAGGGGTAGAATCTTTCTCATAGAAATAAAGTTTTCCTTCCCGATCAAGGTTTGGGCTTACCCTCATTGGACGATTCCAAAATCTAAGGATCAGGGATAACGGATGATCAGATATGGTGATTTCAATTTGTTTATTACTTTCAATAGGTTGTGGGTTATTGGGTCTTGTTGTCGATCCGACCTTATATGAACCTTTAAATATAAGACTATATAAAGATTATTTATGGCTTTTTGGTGTCTTTTTGTGTACGGGCGATCGAAATACTGATTTAATGGCTGTTTGTTGGATACCGACGAACCAACTGAAGCATTCAACTGGCCGCTGTTTTGAAAAGTTCTGAAACCTGTTCCCTATGCGTCGCGAGTTGGTTTCTCCTCGCCCAATTGCAGGGCCGGTCACCGAGGTTCCTTTTAAAAAAACGCATTGTTGTTTCCCCGGGAACTGGTCCAATTCGCAAGGGAAATTCCGTATCGTATTTGTTTCATGCAGTTCGCTACTGACAGCCCCCCTGGATTTCGGTCCTGAAGACGCTACCTGCCTCTGCACTGAAGCCGGGGTTCAAGGTGATGTAATGGCCGGCCTGGTAGCCGACGGCCGCACCGGAGTCAATGGTATTGCTCCCGGATGTGGACACGTAGGCGTCGGCCTTCTGGTCGGTGGAGATAAGGCCGGTCGGCATAAGGTTTTCGGGACAGTTGCTGGCCCCGAATTCATAGGCTCCCCAATCGGGGCTGCCGTCACGGGAAGCCCCCGTGATATCCGAAGATGGCCCGTTCGGGCTGAACCTGTTGACAAAAGGGCTGCCGGAAGTGAGAGCAAATCCATCATCGGCCGTGCCGTAGACGTTGTCTGCTCCCCTGGGCTGATTTTCAGAAAGGAACAACGGGTCGACCGCAAAGGTGTTGCCGGTCGCACCGCTGCCCAGATCTCGCGTGCCCGAGCCCGTGCTGGTGTAGTGGCCCTGGCTGAACTGCATGCCGTTGTAGGTAAAGAGATTGTCGGCTTGGTAATTGTAGAAGTCGGCGTTGGTGTCGGCCGTATTGCCATTGATGTCGTTTGCCCAGAAGATATTGTTGTAGAAATTGTTGGTGCCCGTGTTGGTGTATACGCCCGCACCGTAGTTGGTGGCCGTGTTCATGACAAAGGTGTTGTTTGTCACGGTTCTCAAGTCTCCGGCGAACAGGTAGATGGCCCCGCCCCAATATTTTGCCCGGTTGCCGTAGAAAAGATTGTTGGCTATGGTGAGATTGCCGCCCAGACCGAGTGCCCCACCTCCCACGAATCCGTAATTGTTGTAGAACACGTTGCCGGAGATGTCCGATTCGGTACCGCTCGAATGAATGGCCCCGCCCGTGTACTGAAGCGTAATATTGGAATCGAAGAGGTTTCTCCTTATGAAGGAGTCGTCGTAGTACAGTTCGACCGCCCCGCCTTGTTTGGAACTGTTGCTGCCAAAGTAGTTTTGCTCTGCCACAAGATCAGAACGGGCATTGAAAATGGCCCCTCCGTACTGCGAGGCCGAATTGCCCGTAAATATGCTTTCATAGAGTTCCACGTCGGCGATGTCGAAATACATTGCCCCGCCATCCAGAGTGGAGCCGTTGCCGTTCGCCTTGCAGGCGTTGATAATGACCTTGTCGGCAAAACTGGCGTAAAGGCCGCCCCCGTCCTCGGTGGCCGAGTTTCTGTCGAAATAACAGGCATCCAAATGGCTTTCTCCAGAGGAAATGTAGATGCCGCCCCCCTTTGTGGCCTTGTTGAGCGATAGAGTGACACCGGATACGTTGGCCGTCACGCTGAAATCGTTAAGTATATAAACTCCACCGCCAATATCCTGTGCCGTATTGTCTTCAAAGCTGCAATCTTTTATGATCTTGTCGCCATAGCGAAGGTGGGCCCCGGCACCCGAACCCCGGCTCACGGATTGTCCGTTCACTGATACCGTGCCGGAAGCTCCCGGACTATAGCCCGATTTTATGACCAGGCCATCCAATTCACAGGAGTTGCCGGCCGTGTTGTTAAACGGGAACGCGGCCACGATCACGTGATAGGTGTTGTCTGTTTTCACGCCCGGGCTGCCAATGTCCCCACTGAGCACGGTCCTGTTGCCGGCTATATCCCTTTGGCTTTTCGTATTTTCGGTCCCTGTAAAGCCGCCCACCAGTTTTTTGCCCGCAGGAATGGAAAAGGAATAGTCCCGGCTTGAACTGCAGTTGCTGCAGCCCGTGGGGTAGGCCATGGGTTTATAGGTGCCCTTGGCCACCCATACTTCATCCACCCCGTTTGCATCAAGCATGGCCTGAATGTCGGTGCTCGCATTGGCCCAGGACGTTCCGTCTCCCGTTCCCGAAACGGTTGTTTTTATGTAGCGTACGGTTTGGCCTTGAATGGTCTGAATACAAAGCACTAGGCTGCACGCAATAAGTTTAATGGTATTCCGCATATCCAAAATTCAGCAATCATTTTGCTCATGGAAATACTGGTTTCCATGGAATTCGATGCATGGAAACGTTGATTTTACGGTTTGAATGGTCACTGTCCGAAGGAGCTGCTTTGAAATCAGGAATAAATGGCTCAATTTCCCTTTCGAAATGTGGAAGAAGAATTCTGTGATGCTTTGCCTTTTGCTGTGTGCGGCAATGGGAGTGGGAAAGGCCGAAACGGGCTTTTCCCGTGATTCGCTGCGTGCGGCCATCGTTATTCTGGAAAAGCTTCCGTCCTCCTTCTCGCGTGATTCCAGTCTCTCGGTCTACTACAATGAACTTATCGAAAAGCTCAACTACGGCAGCCTGCCCGGGGTCGGAGAGACTTTGGAGACTTTCGCACGCAAACAGAAAGGCTACCGGTGGCCTGTTTCCATGGCCTTCGTTTTGCGGGCACGGGCCAGGATTCATGAGAAGTCGGGCGATTACCTGAAAGCCGTCCAAGAGTACCATGAGGCCATAAGGACCATGGAGGGGGAGGCCTACATCGGGGAGCAACTGGCCTACACCTACGTGCTGTTGGCCTATGCCGTGCTGAACAATGGGGACCGCTTCAAGGCCTGGGACCTGTTTGAAAGGTCCGCCGAAATTTCAAAAAACGTGGACGACAAGAGCATTCTGATCTGGGCCTTGGATTTCTTTGGCGACAATACACTTTTTCATGCCGAAAACCGGTCGGATTACCTGAAGGCCTTGGCGTATTATAAAGAGGTGGAGGCTCTTCTCCCCGAAAGCCGGGTGGCCAATCAGATTCCCAACAATCTTCAAGGGCAGGCCAAGGCGTACGCCCTGCTTGGAGAGGGGGAAAGGGCTGCCGAATATCGGCAAAAGGCCCTTGACTACGCTCTGGCCCTGCCGGTGCCCAATTATTTCAATGTGTACGAGACCTACAGGGATTGGGCCGCCTTCGAAGCGTCGGAGGGCAGGGCCGACTCGGCCATCGTCTATCAGCAGAGGGCATTGGATGCTGCTCTGAAATTCAATTTCGTGGAGATCCTCAACCGGGCCTACCATTCGCTCTATATCTACCAGAAAAAGGCAGGCAGGTATCCAGAAGCCCTGGGCACCCTGGAAGCCTATACCCGACTGGAAGACAGCCTGAACCGTCAAGAGGTCAACAAAAAGTATGCGGAACTGGACGGCAAATACGAGAATGAAAAAAGTCAGAACAGGATAAAGAGCCTGGAGAACAAGAACCTGAAATACGGTTTGGCCGTACTTCTGGTTTCCCTGTCGGGTGGACTGATCGCACTGTTCGTCTCGCTTCGCGGGAAGAGGAAGGTTGCTGCTTTGAACAGTCAATTGGCAGAGAGGAACCATCAGGTTGAAGAGGCTCTTTACGAGGGCAAAAAGCTCGAGCGTAGGCGGGTTTCGGACCAACTTCACGATAGCATAGCCACAAAAGTATCTGCCCTGAAGTGGAAGGTTGAAGCCAACGAGGGAAAAATCGATCCTGCGACCTTTGAGTCCTTGAGGAGCAGCCTGGAAGAAATATACGAGGATGTAAGGACAACGGCCCACGGCCTGCGGCCTTTGGAGTTTCTGGACAAGGGGCTCAAGTCGGCGATCGAAGAGCTCCTGGGGCACCTTACCGATCAAAAGCGGACGTTTTTCTCGATTTACATTGACGACGGGGTGAGCAGGCTGAACAAATCTCTCCAATACCATATTTATCAATGGACAGTGGAATTGTGCACCAATCTGCAAAAACACGCCAAAGCCACACGGGTGTTTTTTGAGGTGCACGTGACAGGCGATACGGTGACCGTATGGTTTGAAAATGACGGCTTGCTGGACAACCGCCCGCTGAAGGAGGGGCAGGGTTTGCGTAATATCCGGGCCAAGGCCAGCGAGTACCGTGCCATGATGCGTGTCGAGAAGCAAGGCCTTTTCAGGTTCGAGTTGAAAATCCCGCTTTGATGGAGGGGCAGGGATATCAGTCCAGCAGGCCGTTGCCCAGGGCGTATTTCACTATTCCAATCGAATTTTTGACCCCTAATTTTTTCAGGATATTGTGCCGGTGCTTTTCCACGGTGGCAACACTCACGAAAAGCCTTTCCGCAATTTCTTTGCTGGAAAGTTCCTGCCCGATCAGGGCCACGATCTCGATCTCTCGGCTGGATAGGGATTGAAGGTCATCGCTCTGGTCCCAATGGGAGGGCCCGTCCGGCCTGATAAGCTCAGAAAAAACGGCATCGCTCACAAATCTTTTGCCCGAGGCAACCGTGAGCACGGCTTCTCTTAGCTCCCGTTTGTTGGCCTTTTTCATTACATAGCCCAATATGCCGGCACTGAAGGCCTCGCGGATGGTTCCAAAATGTTCATCGATGGTGAGCATGAGGATTTTCGATTCGGGTTTTTCCTTCCGGAGCTTCAGGGTAAATGCACAGCCCGTCATCTCGGGCATATTGTTGTCGGTGATGATCAGGTCGTATTTTTCGGCAAGGCAATGTTCCAGGGCCACAACCGGGTGTTCGAATGTGACCACCCGATCGACTTCCGGCAGGGAGCCCAACAGGAGCGAAAGGCTTTCCAGGATAATTTCGTGATCGTCTATCAGGACTATTTTCATGGAAGGATTGTCTGTCGGTTCCGAAAATACGACTTTAGCCGTTATGCGGAAAGGATTTTCGGACTATTCTGCTCTTGTCATGGATCGGAAATGATTCTGGACTTGTCATTGCACCTCCATGCCATCCAGGCTTGAAACGCGGGCACGGCGTGGATTTGCCTCCACGGCCTCTTTGACCAAAACGGTGGGAGGGGTTCAGGTTTTGCGGCCTGTTTTTTTTGCGGCCGGTAATAGTTTTGCGAAAACCCCGGCTGCTTTCCGGCGGCAATCGGGGGATTTGCCGGCCGTGTATCCGATGGCATGCCATCTTCTCTGCCACTTTTGTTATCAATGGATCCTGAATGGTTTCTCCGTTTCCGGTACCGGCAAACTGGACGTATTTACAAGCAACGCGGGCACTGGCCAAAGAATTTCAAACCGCTCATGTCGCTAACTGCTCAGTCGGAATAGTCTTTTATCAGTAGGGTGGCAATGTCCCTTACGGTTTGTGTTGGGGAATTGCAATCGCAATTTGTAAGCCCTATGACATAAGTGTCCTCGTCGGGTATGTATATGGCCATTGATTTAAATCCAAAGATGGAGCCTCCATGGGCATAGATGGTGAGGTCCTGCAATGTTTCTATGTGCCATCCATAGCCATAGTTTATACTTTCGCCGTCGCTCGATTTGTAGTTCGCAAACGCCTTCTTCGTTTCTTCCTCGCCGATCAGCAGGTGTTTTTTTATGGCTTCCTGCCATTTGAGCATATCCTCCACGCTGGACATCAATGAACCGGAAGAAAAAGGGATGGAAAAACTGATGTAGCGGTTGTTGGTATGGGTATCGCCTTTCAGACTGTAACCTGAAGCCCGGTTTGGGATCACTTTTTGATGGCTTGCATACTGGGTTTTGTGCATGTTAAGCTTGGCGAAAATATGCTTCTCTACAAAATCTGAATAGCTTTCCCCCGCAACGGTTTCAATGATGAAGCCCAGCAATATATATCCAGAATTACAGTAGGCAAACCTTTCGCCGGGCGGGAAATCCACCGGTTCGTTTTTGAAAAAACCGATGAGATCCAATGGACTTAATTCCTCTTTTGCAATGGCATTCAACCCTTTTATGGCCGTGAAATCCTTGATTCCCGAGGTGTGTGTGAGCAATTGATGAATGGTGATCCTGTCGCCATTGGGATAGTCGGGAATATATTTGGAAATTGGATCGGCCACGTCGAGTTGCCCCCCTTCTTCGAGCATCAAAATGGCCATGGCCGTGAATTGCTTGGTCATGGAACCGATTTGGAAGACATTGTCTACCGTCATGGGCACTCTCAACTCCAAATCGGCCATTCCGAAAGCCTTCTTGTAGACGGGGACACCATTTTTGGAAACGAGAAAAACGGCCCCTGGATTTTGTCCAGTGTCAAATACGGCACCGGTCAGACTGTCGATCTTGCTTTCGAGACCTTGGGCCATGGAAAGACTGGAGAGGGAAAAAAGGATGGGAAACAAAATGTGCTTTTGGTGCATGATGAATGGGAAAGGTTTCGATGGGGAAATGTGTTTGAACTGTCTCATTTTTACTTTGGGATTCCTGGGTTCTGCCGCCTGGCATTTGACAGGAAGGGTTACGGGCCGTAAAGATTGATTTGCCCAAATGGGGCCAGGGCTTTCTTTGTGCCGAAAGCATCTGGAAATGGGCAAAGGTCAAAGGTATGCCGGTGCATGGCAA
Encoded proteins:
- a CDS encoding beta strand repeat-containing protein; this translates as MRKILPLLAFFFLHGPLSAQTFTNGPVATGYGSSNMYNNSAIGPDGKFYVLRNFGSFINSSNPQTPYFEIKRWDDGTWTSIGTFDQNDIPDQLVSSSYTMYGSGMGFDIDASGNFHVAINNYTSTDNGANVKERVSYGKSSDGNNWTFTELDNDNFVINYSFGDLQLELDQNDRPHVTSRVSDNSSSTLANRRKYIRHYYYNGSSWVKETVLTTVDVNDIPNYAFTLDKNGKAHIAAALESNGSGSDASLVYFNNVSGSWSSPTTVIAGSTGSAASVKMDIIIDDNIKAHILNRDNSFNLKYATNQSGSWNVSNLTTGSLDSESMSRNSAGDMFSFYNAQSSSTNSGEVRYAYKAHDSSTWTTGPVMTGNNNTGRYSSSKLSDGNVGMMWFDHYTGSGSPSYGPPNNPKQLQYATASFGPTCTAPSISVNPTNRNVCSGSNTTFSITATGATAYQWQVNTGSGFTDLVNGGVYSNAKTNTLSITGATSGMGGYKYRCVAMNGSASCFTNSNAATLSVTSISTSGSQTNPTCHGSSTGTASVTANGGSSPYTYSWAPSGGSAATASGLAAGTYTVTVTDNNGCMTTKSYSLVDPPALTASISSVTNIECNGASSGAATVSAGGGTPGYSYSWAPSGGSAATASGLAAGTYTVTVTDDNGCTKTASATITQPPALTATISSVTNIECNGASSGAATVSAGGGTPGYSYSWAPSGGSAATASGLAAGTYTVTVTDDNGCTKTASATITQPPALTATISSVTNIECNGASSGAATVSAGGGTPGYSYSWAPSGGSAATASGLAAGTYTVTVTDDNGCTKTASATITQPPALTATISSVTNIECNGASSGAATVSAGGGTPGYSYSWAPSGGSAATASGLAAGTYTVTVTDDNGCTKTASATITQPPALTATISSVTNIECNGASSGAATVSAGGGTPGYSYSWAPSGGSAATASGLAAGTYTVTVTDDNGCTKTASATITQPPALTATISSVTNIECNGASSGAATVSAGGGTPGYSYSWAPSGGSAATASGLAAGTYTVTVTDDNGCTKTASATITQPPALTATISSVTNIECNGASSGAATVSAGGGTPGYSYSWAPSGGSAATASGLAAGTYTVTVTDDNGCTKTASATITQPPALTATISSVTNIECNGASSGAATVSAGGGTPGYSYSWAPSGGSAATASGLAAGTYTVTVTDDNGCTKTASATITQPPALTATISSVTNIECNGASSGAATVSAGGGTPGYSYSWAPSGGSAATASGLAAGTYTVTVTDDNGCTKTASATITQPPALTATISSVTNIECNGASSGAATVSAGGGTPGYSYSWAPSGGSAATASGLAAGTYTVTVTDDNGCTKTASATITQPPALTATISSVTNIECNGASSGAATVSAGGGTPGYSYSWAPSGGSAATASGLAAGTYTVTVTDDNGCTKTASATITQPPALTATISSVTNIECNGASSGAATVSAGGGTPGYSYSWAPSGGSAATASGLAAGIYTVTVTDDNGCTKTASATITQPPLIEINLSEANTPTICGASDGSIVFNTANLSDGAYTLNYKFNGTGTSTSVSVNSNSFQLTGIPAGDYTGFEIISGACKGLYNSSVLVENPPLIITASNSGPYEEGSTIHLMATGGLTYTWNGPNNFFSTLPNPEIAGASSANAGIYSVTASNGYCTSTATTTVSVECTEQHMSYYLAYTGSTPEIIAPLSNNMQVQFNGTRKMSVVAITACEVPKIESVKLQLSGTTNNHYYEDNDMPYNLHEVGQVLSGDILVPNLYTFIARGYSQDNVQGEVLAGPDVIQFWVVNATRTLSAPEASSSNLCAGDNLTVNSSISGDFGTGNLYQAYLSDAQGNFGNPRLIGTSTDPENIPCQIPYSVKSSSHYRIKVASTSPIVSSDISTQIIEIIGPDLNLSSPNDDIINETGNRSAGSTIQASNKIDQNSKIDYRSGRYQLMEPGFEAKSGSVFKAIIQAVCPN
- a CDS encoding LytR/AlgR family response regulator transcription factor gives rise to the protein MEKLLLPNNVEMDCRRIILLESNSNYTTIFSTAKPPLVTVARSLCHVASQLDASRFLRVNRSTVVNVSKIRSFRLSQLHVLITMTSGHKIKSSRRRTATVLKGLKENQTLQST